The Miltoncostaea oceani genome includes a region encoding these proteins:
- a CDS encoding phosphate signaling complex PhoU family protein produces the protein MSTRLHFQAEMEHFRTGLVEMASLVLSQVERGVAAWEDVDVAAAADVIATDDQVDARCAELDQKVFSLQLLEAPVAGDQRLLHVGLIAVIALERVGDLAVAIAEAATSVRPEGAVPEVQALISRMSARSVDTLARAVQAIARGDAELGEQAAVEAAVVRQMLGEVVASTAAAPDEPETRVWSAAAVLVGRHLERVANNGAELGGRVRFLVSGEAFTRAT, from the coding sequence ATGTCGACGCGACTCCACTTCCAGGCAGAGATGGAGCACTTCCGCACCGGGCTCGTCGAGATGGCGAGCCTGGTGCTGTCGCAGGTCGAGCGCGGGGTGGCCGCCTGGGAGGACGTCGACGTCGCCGCCGCGGCCGACGTCATCGCCACCGACGACCAGGTCGACGCGCGGTGCGCCGAGCTCGACCAGAAGGTCTTCAGCCTGCAGCTGCTGGAGGCGCCCGTCGCGGGCGACCAGCGGCTGCTGCACGTCGGGCTGATCGCCGTGATCGCGCTCGAGCGGGTCGGCGACCTCGCCGTGGCGATCGCGGAGGCCGCGACGTCGGTGCGCCCGGAGGGCGCCGTCCCCGAGGTGCAGGCGCTGATCTCGCGGATGAGCGCCCGGTCGGTCGACACGCTCGCGCGGGCGGTGCAGGCCATCGCCCGGGGCGACGCGGAGCTCGGTGAGCAGGCGGCCGTGGAGGCCGCCGTCGTGCGTCAGATGCTCGGGGAGGTGGTCGCGAGCACCGCGGCCGCGCCCGACGAGCCGGAGACGCGGGTCTGGTCGGCCGCGGCGGTGCTCGTGGGCCGCCACCTCGAGCGGGTCGCGAACAACGGCGCCGAGCTCGGCGGCCGTGTCCGGTTCCTGGTCAGCGGAGAGGCCTTCACCCGCGCGACCTGA